One Microbacter margulisiae genomic window carries:
- a CDS encoding iron-containing alcohol dehydrogenase, giving the protein MFDFIYYNPTRIEFGKGKEEKIGNYISEYGVSKVLIVYGSDRIKQNGLFDKVAQSLTGNGISYEALGGVHSNPLLSKVYEGIAMAKSKGVDAVLAVGGGSVLDSSKAIAAGAVYEGDVWDFFTYKAFPNQALKIFDIMTLAATGSEMNNFAVVTNDKTKEKFSLAGTATFPTVSVINPGLQASVNKEYLAYSASDIFAHSLDMYLTATYLPGFIAGHVENILKTVMRTTEILLTDATHYEARAEFAWAATQALNFTTFCGVAGNRFDTHFIEHTLSAEYNIAHGAGLSIIMPAWMKWQKNNLPERFEQFARNIFHVEGADTGIEALKAWYVKIGAPVTLKEGNISEKDIPMLVEKLLPVAAMRGAESIYTREMITTVLENAK; this is encoded by the coding sequence ATGTTTGACTTTATTTATTACAATCCAACCCGTATTGAATTCGGGAAAGGAAAAGAAGAAAAAATCGGAAATTACATTTCTGAGTATGGTGTATCAAAAGTATTAATCGTTTACGGTTCTGACCGCATTAAGCAAAATGGCTTATTCGACAAAGTTGCTCAGTCATTGACCGGAAATGGGATCAGTTACGAAGCGTTGGGCGGAGTGCATAGCAATCCACTGCTAAGCAAGGTTTACGAAGGAATTGCAATGGCCAAATCGAAAGGCGTGGACGCTGTGTTGGCTGTCGGTGGTGGTTCGGTGCTCGATTCTTCAAAAGCCATTGCGGCAGGCGCTGTTTACGAAGGCGATGTCTGGGATTTCTTTACGTATAAAGCCTTCCCGAATCAGGCATTAAAGATCTTCGACATCATGACATTAGCTGCTACCGGCAGTGAGATGAACAACTTTGCGGTAGTTACCAATGACAAGACCAAAGAAAAATTCAGCCTTGCAGGAACTGCAACTTTCCCGACTGTTTCGGTCATCAATCCCGGGTTGCAGGCTTCTGTAAACAAAGAATACCTGGCTTATTCAGCCTCCGATATTTTTGCACACAGTCTGGACATGTATTTAACGGCTACCTATCTGCCCGGATTCATCGCCGGACATGTCGAAAATATCCTGAAGACGGTGATGCGTACTACAGAAATTCTGCTGACTGATGCAACCCACTACGAAGCACGTGCCGAGTTTGCATGGGCAGCTACCCAGGCTTTGAACTTTACAACTTTCTGTGGCGTTGCCGGGAATCGTTTCGATACGCACTTTATCGAACATACCCTTTCGGCTGAATATAACATCGCACATGGTGCTGGCCTGTCGATCATCATGCCCGCCTGGATGAAATGGCAAAAGAATAACTTACCCGAACGTTTCGAACAATTTGCCCGGAACATTTTTCATGTGGAAGGAGCTGATACCGGAATCGAAGCATTGAAGGCGTGGTATGTTAAGATTGGTGCTCCCGTTACCCTGAAAGAGGGAAATATTTCGGAGAAAGATATCCCCATGTTAGTTGAAAAGTTATTGCCTGTAGCCGCTATGCGGGGCGCAGAGTCCATTTACACCAGAGAAATGATAACGACGGTATTAGAAAATGCAAAATAA
- a CDS encoding MFS transporter, with amino-acid sequence MKSIFNSLSADKGPWFNDNIFLLILGRFLRSIAQASLTIMLPIYLSKLGFSGVQIGFALTLSVIVGLFFSLFVGFYSDLYGKKIVILLLTITNIISLTGFLVTTSYVPLLFFVAIGTIRGGGGGGAIGSAQQALVAENTTAQNRNEIFGRLSFFGASGSTIGYGLTIALPFLAGLYKSDWRQGYFLLIYVALLLYITTFVITLFIKEDKQRNKRKSAFSLSWKLLGKFSLTNALNGLGAGFFNGPVLVYWFFIRYGVEANMISIIYVLANVARAIASIYASRIAKTFGTVKTIVGSRVFGATMLALMAFMPTFFFAGLCYLLRMMVVSVGIPLRQSFVMGQSKEEERASMAALSNLPQQVTSSIGPTVSGYFIDYSLTEAPIFLAAIFQFANAVLYWHFFKKSG; translated from the coding sequence GTGAAATCAATTTTCAACAGTCTATCAGCGGATAAAGGCCCGTGGTTTAACGATAACATCTTTCTGCTGATCCTCGGCAGGTTTTTGAGAAGTATTGCTCAGGCATCATTAACGATCATGCTTCCCATATACCTGTCGAAGCTTGGCTTCTCAGGCGTTCAGATAGGATTTGCCCTAACATTGTCCGTCATTGTCGGATTGTTTTTTTCCCTATTCGTAGGCTTCTACTCCGATCTGTATGGCAAAAAAATCGTCATACTTCTGCTGACCATAACGAACATCATCAGCCTGACCGGATTTTTAGTCACCACAAGCTATGTACCGCTTCTGTTTTTCGTAGCCATCGGAACCATACGGGGCGGTGGCGGTGGTGGAGCCATAGGGTCTGCACAACAAGCATTGGTGGCTGAAAACACCACAGCCCAAAACCGCAATGAGATCTTTGGCCGGCTATCTTTTTTCGGTGCAAGCGGCAGCACCATTGGTTACGGACTAACCATTGCCCTACCCTTCCTTGCCGGCCTGTATAAAAGCGACTGGCGCCAGGGATACTTCCTGTTGATTTATGTAGCGCTGCTGTTATACATTACCACTTTCGTCATCACTCTGTTTATCAAAGAAGACAAACAGCGCAACAAACGGAAGAGCGCTTTCTCACTTTCGTGGAAATTGCTTGGAAAATTCTCACTGACAAATGCGCTGAACGGTCTCGGAGCCGGGTTCTTCAACGGGCCCGTATTGGTTTACTGGTTTTTTATCCGCTATGGCGTTGAAGCCAATATGATCAGCATTATTTATGTACTTGCCAACGTGGCACGCGCCATCGCTTCTATTTACGCATCACGCATTGCCAAAACTTTCGGTACGGTGAAAACCATAGTCGGCTCCAGGGTATTTGGAGCGACTATGCTTGCTTTAATGGCTTTCATGCCGACATTCTTCTTTGCAGGCCTTTGCTACCTGCTGCGCATGATGGTGGTCTCCGTTGGGATTCCCCTACGACAATCCTTTGTCATGGGACAAAGCAAAGAAGAAGAACGCGCCTCCATGGCGGCATTAAGCAACCTGCCACAGCAAGTCACATCATCCATTGGTCCCACGGTAAGCGGATATTTTATTGATTACTCCTTAACCGAAGCGCCGATTTTCCTCGCTGCCATCTTTCAATTTGCGAATGCAGTGCTCTACTGGCACTTCTTCAAAAAATCAGGATAA
- the eno gene encoding phosphopyruvate hydratase → MKIQKVKAIEILDSRGNPTVEVEIMLEDGTRARAMVPSGASTGEREAFELRDGDKKRYGGKGVLQAVENVNKIIAKELEGKCIRSQRELDYLMIGLDGTPNKAKLGANAILGVSMAYARAKATSEKLPLYRYLGGVNSFVLPVPCMNIINGGKHADNNVDFQEFMIAPHNASSFAESIRMGIEVFHSLKSVLKAKGYSTGVGDEGGFAPDLKSNEEAVEVILEAIHKAGYKPGDDVSLCLDPASSEMWEDGKYKMFKSSGKLLSSDEMIKLWESWATQYPIVSLEDGLAENDWTGWASLTQTLGQKIELVGDDIFCTNKAILQKGIEQQVGNSILIKLNQIGSVSETLETIELAFRNGYNCFVSHRSGETVDSFIADLTVAVNAGHLKTGSGCRGERIEKFNQLMRIEQELGSMARFAGKKTFKNA, encoded by the coding sequence ATGAAAATTCAAAAAGTAAAAGCGATTGAAATTCTCGATTCGAGAGGAAACCCCACAGTGGAAGTTGAAATCATGTTGGAAGATGGGACGCGCGCGCGCGCAATGGTACCAAGCGGAGCCTCCACCGGCGAACGTGAAGCTTTCGAGCTTCGGGATGGCGACAAAAAAAGATATGGCGGCAAAGGCGTGTTGCAGGCCGTGGAAAATGTCAATAAAATCATTGCCAAAGAACTGGAAGGGAAGTGCATCCGTAGCCAACGCGAATTGGATTATTTAATGATCGGGCTGGACGGTACGCCAAACAAAGCAAAACTGGGAGCCAATGCCATTTTAGGTGTTTCAATGGCTTATGCCCGGGCAAAAGCAACCAGTGAAAAGCTTCCATTGTATCGCTATTTAGGCGGAGTCAACTCGTTTGTTTTGCCTGTTCCCTGTATGAACATCATCAACGGCGGGAAACATGCCGACAACAATGTGGATTTTCAGGAATTTATGATTGCACCTCACAACGCATCTTCCTTTGCAGAATCGATCCGCATGGGAATTGAAGTATTCCACTCGCTAAAGTCAGTATTAAAAGCCAAAGGTTACAGCACCGGCGTGGGCGACGAAGGAGGCTTTGCTCCCGATCTGAAGTCAAACGAAGAAGCCGTTGAAGTGATCCTCGAAGCCATTCACAAAGCCGGTTACAAGCCGGGCGACGACGTAAGCTTATGCCTCGACCCGGCATCAAGCGAAATGTGGGAAGACGGGAAGTATAAAATGTTCAAAAGCTCAGGAAAACTCCTCAGCAGCGATGAGATGATCAAATTATGGGAAAGCTGGGCAACTCAATATCCAATTGTGTCGCTGGAAGATGGATTGGCAGAAAATGACTGGACAGGCTGGGCAAGCTTAACCCAGACACTTGGTCAGAAAATCGAGTTGGTGGGAGATGATATCTTCTGCACCAATAAAGCCATTTTGCAAAAAGGGATTGAACAACAGGTGGGGAACTCCATCCTGATCAAGCTGAACCAGATAGGGTCTGTTTCGGAAACGCTTGAAACAATAGAACTGGCTTTCAGAAACGGATACAATTGTTTTGTATCTCACCGGAGCGGAGAAACAGTCGACAGCTTTATCGCCGATCTGACAGTAGCCGTCAATGCCGGACATTTGAAAACCGGAAGCGGATGCCGCGGAGAAAGAATTGAAAAGTTTAACCAGTTGATGCGTATTGAACAGGAACTGGGTAGCATGGCACGCTTTGCCGGCAAGAAAACATTTAAAAATGCATAG
- a CDS encoding cupin domain-containing protein produces the protein MTTNNLFPRGQKAPAYFSGDAWVEMLITDVATYDLVSYNVTFAPGCRNYWHEHSEGQLLLCTSGEGYYQEKGKPAQRLKAGDVVEIKPNVLHWHGATATSEFVHVGITPKASQNRVTWHEPVSDEEYNNLLNRK, from the coding sequence ATGACTACAAATAATCTGTTCCCAAGAGGGCAAAAAGCCCCTGCTTATTTCTCCGGCGATGCTTGGGTAGAAATGCTGATCACAGACGTAGCAACATATGATCTGGTGAGTTATAACGTAACCTTTGCACCGGGCTGCCGTAACTACTGGCACGAACATTCCGAAGGACAACTGCTTTTATGTACATCGGGAGAAGGCTATTATCAGGAGAAAGGAAAGCCTGCACAACGACTGAAAGCCGGTGATGTGGTAGAAATTAAACCCAATGTGTTGCATTGGCACGGAGCAACAGCTACCAGCGAATTTGTGCATGTAGGCATTACCCCTAAAGCCAGTCAAAACCGGGTAACCTGGCACGAACCGGTTAGCGATGAAGAGTACAATAATCTTTTGAACCGGAAATGA
- a CDS encoding Crp/Fnr family transcriptional regulator, with the protein MAETFEQYILRVMPGITKEQTGLLLSKCIVRKLHKKEILLKEGDISHYKIFVMKGLLRNYNIAENGNEIIVRFTDEGEWTTDPESYFSGLPSKYNIDATEPTEVVLIHQEDLLTLKQQIPPFALFMVKMMTDNANLIQKRVLMSISGSAEEKYLDFIQTYPSIFKRVPLHMIASYLGLSRETLTRVRQGLANK; encoded by the coding sequence ATGGCCGAAACATTTGAACAGTATATCCTACGTGTGATGCCCGGAATAACAAAGGAGCAAACCGGCTTGTTATTATCGAAATGTATAGTGCGAAAGCTGCATAAAAAAGAGATCTTACTAAAGGAAGGAGACATCAGTCATTATAAGATTTTTGTAATGAAAGGGTTGCTTCGTAATTATAACATTGCTGAGAATGGCAATGAAATAATTGTACGTTTCACCGATGAAGGCGAGTGGACGACAGATCCTGAAAGCTATTTTAGCGGACTACCTTCAAAGTATAATATTGATGCCACTGAGCCGACGGAAGTCGTCCTCATACATCAGGAAGACCTACTGACCCTGAAACAACAGATTCCGCCTTTTGCACTATTCATGGTAAAGATGATGACCGACAATGCCAACCTGATTCAGAAACGGGTATTGATGAGTATTAGCGGGAGTGCAGAAGAAAAATACCTTGATTTTATACAAACCTATCCGAGCATCTTCAAACGAGTTCCATTGCATATGATCGCCTCTTACCTCGGACTTTCGAGAGAGACATTAACCCGAGTAAGGCAAGGGTTGGCAAACAAATAG
- a CDS encoding flavodoxin family protein has translation MKKNILVISGSPRKGGNSDLLCDRLMEGAQSVGHQTEKIYIRDKKINYCTGCGNCFNKRLCSQKDDMAEVLEKMIDANVIVMATPVYFYTLNAQMKTLIDRCCARYTEINGKEFCFIMTAADGNKNSLERTLESFRGFTDCLDGAIEKGVIYGTGVWQKGEVKGKTVMEEAYRMGASL, from the coding sequence ATGAAAAAGAACATATTGGTTATCTCAGGCAGTCCGCGTAAAGGAGGCAATTCCGATCTGTTGTGCGATCGCCTGATGGAAGGAGCTCAATCGGTCGGACATCAGACGGAAAAGATTTATATCAGGGATAAGAAGATTAACTATTGTACCGGATGTGGGAATTGCTTCAACAAAAGGCTTTGCTCGCAGAAGGACGACATGGCTGAAGTGCTCGAAAAAATGATTGACGCTAATGTAATCGTGATGGCGACTCCAGTCTATTTTTACACCTTGAATGCACAGATGAAAACCCTCATCGATCGTTGCTGTGCCCGTTATACGGAGATCAATGGAAAAGAATTTTGCTTTATCATGACGGCAGCCGATGGCAATAAGAATTCCCTGGAAAGGACTTTGGAATCGTTTCGGGGATTTACCGATTGTCTGGATGGAGCTATAGAAAAAGGTGTGATTTATGGCACCGGAGTATGGCAAAAAGGAGAAGTGAAAGGAAAAACCGTAATGGAGGAAGCCTACCGGATGGGGGCTTCGTTGTAA
- a CDS encoding aldo/keto reductase, producing MQARKLGKNGPEVSALGLGCMGMSFGYGIVADKKKMINLIRQAVERGVTFFDTAEVYGPYVNEELVGEALEPFKNKVVIATKFGFDVGGIAGGLNSRPGHIREVVEASLKRLRVDTIDLLYQHRVDPNVPVEDVAGTVGDLIKEGKVKYFGLSEAGVKTIRRAHAVQPVTALQSEYSLFWREPEEEIMSVLEELGIGFVPFSPLGKGFLTGKITTETTFAANDFRNTVPRFSPENRQANMALVELVTKIATEKQATPAQIALAWILAQKPWIVPIPGTTKPKRLNENISAVSVELTSEDLKNIEDAASKIKLQGERYAAANAKMIDR from the coding sequence ATGCAAGCAAGAAAATTAGGGAAAAATGGGCCGGAAGTCTCTGCTTTAGGATTAGGTTGCATGGGCATGAGTTTCGGTTATGGCATAGTAGCCGATAAAAAAAAGATGATCAACCTGATTCGCCAAGCGGTGGAGCGTGGCGTCACTTTCTTTGATACAGCCGAAGTGTATGGACCTTATGTCAATGAAGAACTGGTGGGAGAAGCCCTCGAACCTTTCAAAAACAAGGTTGTGATTGCCACAAAGTTTGGGTTTGATGTCGGTGGTATTGCCGGAGGTTTAAACAGTCGGCCCGGACATATACGGGAAGTAGTGGAAGCTTCGTTGAAGCGTTTACGGGTAGATACCATTGATCTGCTTTATCAACACCGTGTCGATCCGAATGTTCCGGTAGAAGATGTGGCCGGTACTGTTGGCGACCTGATAAAAGAAGGAAAGGTAAAATACTTCGGTCTGTCGGAGGCAGGAGTTAAAACAATCCGTCGAGCTCATGCCGTACAACCGGTGACCGCTTTGCAAAGTGAATATTCACTGTTCTGGCGCGAACCGGAAGAGGAAATCATGTCGGTGCTTGAAGAGTTGGGCATTGGATTTGTTCCTTTCAGTCCTCTGGGAAAAGGCTTTCTAACCGGGAAGATTACCACTGAAACAACCTTTGCGGCGAATGATTTTCGGAATACAGTTCCCCGTTTTTCACCCGAAAACCGTCAGGCAAACATGGCCTTAGTCGAACTGGTGACAAAGATAGCAACAGAAAAACAAGCCACTCCGGCACAAATAGCGCTTGCGTGGATTCTGGCTCAAAAACCTTGGATTGTGCCCATTCCGGGAACAACAAAACCGAAGCGCCTCAATGAAAATATCAGTGCTGTGTCGGTAGAGTTAACTTCCGAAGATTTGAAAAATATAGAGGATGCAGCCTCTAAAATCAAGTTACAAGGTGAACGATATGCCGCTGCCAATGCAAAAATGATTGACCGGTAA
- a CDS encoding aldo/keto reductase produces MQNVILNNGIEMPILGFGVYQITNLEECEKSVLDAIATGYRLIDTAAAYRNEEAVGRAIKQSGVPRKELFITTKLWVSDTGYEKTKTAFDKSLQRLQLDYLDLYLIHQPYGDVHGAWHAMEELYREGKIRAIGISNFQPDRVMDMIVFNEVIPAVNQIETHPFNQQTGTQKFLQENHVQIESWGPFAEGRNELFTNEQLYVIGNKYGKSIAQVVLRWLIQRGVVVIPKSVRKERIAENFNIFDFELSVRDMEVIAGLDTRTSSFFDHRDPEMVKWMGNRKLEE; encoded by the coding sequence ATGCAAAACGTAATACTAAACAATGGAATAGAAATGCCGATCCTCGGATTTGGTGTTTACCAAATAACCAATCTGGAAGAATGCGAAAAAAGCGTTTTAGATGCCATAGCAACAGGTTACCGGTTAATTGATACTGCTGCTGCATACCGTAACGAAGAAGCTGTTGGACGGGCAATTAAGCAGAGCGGAGTGCCACGTAAGGAACTATTCATTACTACTAAACTTTGGGTGTCCGATACCGGTTATGAAAAGACAAAAACGGCTTTTGACAAATCATTGCAACGCCTGCAACTGGACTATCTCGATTTATATCTGATTCATCAGCCTTATGGCGACGTACATGGTGCATGGCATGCTATGGAAGAACTGTACAGGGAAGGGAAAATCCGCGCAATTGGCATCAGCAATTTTCAGCCCGACAGGGTGATGGATATGATTGTTTTCAATGAAGTGATACCGGCAGTCAACCAGATTGAAACACATCCGTTTAACCAACAAACTGGGACGCAGAAATTCTTACAGGAAAATCACGTGCAGATTGAATCGTGGGGCCCCTTTGCCGAAGGTCGCAATGAGTTGTTTACGAATGAACAGCTTTATGTTATCGGGAACAAATATGGTAAATCTATTGCTCAGGTGGTGTTAAGATGGTTGATCCAGCGCGGAGTTGTGGTAATTCCAAAATCGGTGCGGAAAGAACGAATCGCGGAGAACTTCAATATTTTTGACTTCGAACTGAGCGTCCGGGATATGGAGGTAATAGCTGGATTGGATACCCGAACCAGCAGCTTCTTCGACCATCGTGATCCGGAAATGGTAAAATGGATGGGAAACAGAAAATTAGAAGAATAA
- a CDS encoding helix-turn-helix domain-containing protein: MDELIRIESISQYNTAMRLETLHPLVTVIDFSKAQQIQQMRRYMGLYTMFLKDVKCGDIKYGRNYYDYQEGTLVFIAPGQVIEVENSGEYIQPKGWALLFHPDLIHGTSLGQHIKEYTFFSYEVYEALHLSEQERQIVLDCLHKIDFELQHAIDKHSKTLIVTNIELLLNYCVRFYDRQFITRSNVNKDILIRFEKLLDHYFQSETPLLLGLPTVSYCADKLNLSANYLGDLIKKETGKSPQEHIQLKLIDVAKEKIFDTSRSVSEVAYELGFKYPQHFTRMFKKSTGYSPHEFRNLG; the protein is encoded by the coding sequence ATGGATGAATTGATAAGAATAGAAAGTATTTCACAATACAACACTGCAATGAGACTGGAAACGCTTCACCCACTGGTAACAGTTATCGACTTCTCGAAGGCACAACAGATACAACAGATGCGTCGTTACATGGGGCTGTACACTATGTTTCTGAAGGATGTAAAGTGCGGGGATATCAAATATGGCCGGAACTATTACGACTATCAGGAAGGTACATTAGTCTTTATCGCTCCCGGACAGGTAATTGAGGTGGAAAACAGTGGAGAATACATTCAACCGAAAGGATGGGCTTTACTGTTTCATCCCGATTTGATTCATGGCACATCCCTTGGACAACATATCAAGGAGTACACTTTCTTTTCGTATGAAGTCTATGAGGCGCTTCACCTTTCAGAGCAGGAACGTCAGATTGTGCTCGACTGTCTGCATAAGATCGATTTTGAGCTACAGCATGCTATCGACAAGCATAGCAAAACATTGATTGTCACCAATATCGAACTACTGCTGAATTATTGTGTCCGCTTCTATGATCGTCAATTTATTACCCGCAGCAATGTCAATAAAGATATTCTGATCCGTTTTGAAAAGCTGCTGGATCATTATTTTCAATCCGAAACACCTCTGTTATTAGGTCTTCCAACAGTAAGTTATTGCGCTGACAAACTCAATCTTTCTGCCAACTATCTGGGTGATCTGATCAAAAAAGAGACCGGAAAATCCCCACAGGAACATATCCAACTTAAACTAATCGACGTGGCGAAAGAAAAGATTTTCGATACCAGTCGCTCCGTAAGCGAAGTAGCCTACGAGTTGGGATTTAAGTATCCACAACATTTCACCCGGATGTTCAAAAAAAGCACAGGTTATTCACCCCATGAATTTCGCAATCTTGGTTAG
- a CDS encoding SDR family oxidoreductase produces the protein MKVFVTGASGYIGSAIVNELIASGHEVLGLARSEAAAKLIEEVGAKVIKGNLEDLDSLRNGALQADGVIHTAYIHDFTQYQKAGETDKTAIEAMGEVLKGTNKPIIVASGIPPKNNGYLTEMDIAPVSPRASESAALALAEADVNASVVRLPRSVHDKQPKGFIPFIVSLAHKNGVSAYVGDGSNRWSAVHRLDAAHLFCLALEKAEKGARYHALGDEAIPFREIAEVIGKGLNLPVKSISKEETVQYFDWMSAFVEWDTPATCRITKEKLNWQPTHIGLIEEIQQHYI, from the coding sequence ATGAAAGTATTTGTAACAGGAGCCTCCGGTTATATTGGTTCCGCCATAGTAAACGAATTAATAGCATCAGGGCATGAAGTGCTTGGCCTTGCCCGCTCAGAAGCAGCAGCAAAGTTGATCGAAGAGGTCGGTGCAAAAGTGATTAAAGGAAATCTTGAGGATTTGGATAGTCTGAGAAATGGTGCATTACAGGCAGATGGTGTTATTCATACTGCTTATATCCATGATTTTACGCAGTATCAAAAAGCGGGGGAGACCGATAAAACTGCCATTGAGGCCATGGGAGAAGTTCTGAAAGGTACCAATAAGCCTATTATAGTTGCGTCAGGCATTCCTCCTAAAAATAACGGATATTTAACGGAAATGGATATAGCGCCGGTATCTCCACGTGCTTCCGAATCAGCAGCACTGGCGTTGGCTGAAGCTGACGTCAACGCTTCTGTGGTTCGTTTGCCCCGAAGTGTACACGATAAGCAACCCAAAGGTTTTATTCCTTTCATTGTCAGCCTGGCGCATAAAAACGGAGTTTCCGCTTATGTAGGAGACGGTAGCAATCGTTGGTCGGCTGTGCATCGTTTGGACGCAGCACACTTGTTTTGCCTGGCATTGGAAAAAGCAGAAAAAGGTGCACGATACCATGCGCTCGGCGATGAAGCCATTCCTTTCCGGGAAATCGCTGAAGTGATCGGCAAGGGGTTAAATCTGCCTGTTAAATCCATATCAAAAGAAGAAACAGTACAGTATTTTGATTGGATGAGTGCTTTTGTGGAATGGGATACACCTGCTACCTGTCGTATAACAAAAGAAAAGTTGAACTGGCAGCCAACGCATATCGGTTTGATCGAAGAAATACAGCAGCATTATATTTGA
- a CDS encoding MarR family winged helix-turn-helix transcriptional regulator: MAEINDAELATKLRESVSRLLKVMKREIKHDEQLSLTERSSLSLISRSFRITPSELARTEQVTGQAMSQIINKLLELGLIEKIPSETDKRKVFISETTKGHEFIELKRTKTSEWLTKAIAKKCTEEEKRVLDQASDILARLVG; this comes from the coding sequence ATGGCTGAAATAAATGATGCTGAATTGGCAACAAAACTACGTGAGTCCGTTTCACGCCTTTTAAAGGTTATGAAACGGGAAATAAAACACGATGAACAGCTTTCGTTGACAGAGCGTTCTTCGTTGTCTTTAATTAGCAGGAGCTTCCGGATCACTCCTTCTGAACTGGCCCGAACAGAACAGGTGACGGGGCAGGCTATGTCACAAATTATCAATAAACTTCTGGAGCTTGGATTGATAGAGAAAATACCTTCAGAAACGGACAAAAGGAAGGTCTTTATTTCAGAAACCACTAAAGGACACGAATTTATTGAATTAAAAAGAACCAAAACCAGTGAGTGGTTGACAAAGGCTATCGCTAAAAAATGTACGGAAGAAGAAAAACGTGTATTGGATCAGGCTTCTGACATCCTGGCAAGACTTGTAGGATAG
- a CDS encoding MFS transporter: MNIGTFRAFRNPNYRLYFTGQSISLIGTWMQRTAVYWVVFDQTNSNFMLGLVVFATQFPSFLFSPLGGIAIDRYNRYRLTLLTQAALLVQAGLLASMVLFTHYTVWGIFILSIVQGIINAFDLPARQSLVNEIIDNKENLANAIALNSSMGKLAWLIGPAVSGIVLDKFGAGICFLINALSYLAVITALAFIKVSPYIPQPRSRNAFVEIKEGFRYVINTPSLRTTILLLACVSLLVLPFYTLLPAFAKVVFRGNAATYGYLNSMIGTGSLTGAIALASLKSSKLMMKILFASLLILGIALIAFSHLTLLPVALFFLAIAGFAMMFQTTVSQTIIQLEASGEMLGRTLSFFMMAFFGLQPVGGLLIGAVSELTGVANAILFQGICAVIITILFGYFLRRNKL, from the coding sequence ATGAATATTGGTACATTTCGGGCATTCCGTAATCCTAATTACAGGTTATATTTTACAGGGCAATCCATTTCGTTAATCGGAACATGGATGCAGCGGACAGCTGTTTATTGGGTTGTCTTTGATCAGACGAATTCAAACTTTATGTTGGGATTGGTAGTGTTTGCTACACAATTTCCTTCCTTTTTGTTTTCACCATTAGGTGGCATTGCAATCGACCGGTATAATCGGTACCGTTTGACATTACTCACTCAGGCTGCCTTACTAGTGCAAGCCGGACTGCTTGCATCCATGGTGTTGTTTACCCATTATACGGTTTGGGGTATTTTTATCCTTAGCATTGTGCAGGGCATCATTAATGCATTCGATTTACCTGCCAGGCAGTCATTGGTGAATGAAATCATTGATAATAAAGAAAATCTGGCAAATGCTATCGCGCTAAATTCTTCCATGGGGAAGCTTGCCTGGCTGATTGGCCCTGCCGTTTCTGGTATTGTATTGGATAAATTCGGGGCAGGCATTTGTTTTTTGATTAATGCTTTAAGCTATTTGGCGGTGATCACTGCACTGGCATTCATAAAAGTAAGCCCCTATATCCCACAACCCCGTTCCCGCAATGCTTTTGTTGAAATAAAAGAAGGGTTCAGGTATGTCATAAATACTCCTTCGCTGAGAACTACAATTTTATTGCTCGCCTGCGTGAGCCTGTTGGTATTACCTTTTTACACCCTTCTTCCTGCGTTTGCCAAAGTAGTGTTCAGGGGGAATGCTGCTACTTATGGTTACCTGAACAGCATGATTGGAACAGGTTCGTTGACTGGAGCGATCGCTCTGGCTTCATTGAAGAGCAGTAAGCTTATGATGAAAATTTTGTTTGCCAGCCTGCTAATATTGGGCATTGCATTGATAGCCTTCTCGCATCTCACCCTTTTGCCTGTTGCGTTGTTTTTCCTTGCAATTGCCGGTTTTGCCATGATGTTTCAAACAACCGTCAGCCAAACCATTATTCAGCTTGAAGCGTCGGGTGAAATGCTTGGCCGTACACTGAGCTTTTTTATGATGGCTTTCTTCGGACTTCAACCGGTTGGAGGATTACTGATCGGAGCAGTGTCGGAACTTACGGGTGTTGCTAATGCCATCCTCTTTCAGGGCATTTGTGCGGTTATCATAACTATTCTATTCGGCTATTTTCTTAGAAGAAACAAATTATAA